Proteins co-encoded in one Pseudomonas beijingensis genomic window:
- a CDS encoding DUF1328 domain-containing protein yields MLSWAITFLIIAIIAAVLGFGGIAGTATGIAKILFVVFLVMFIASFFFGRRGRG; encoded by the coding sequence ATGTTGAGCTGGGCAATTACCTTCCTGATCATTGCCATCATCGCCGCCGTACTGGGCTTCGGTGGTATCGCAGGCACCGCCACGGGCATCGCCAAGATTCTCTTTGTCGTGTTCCTGGTGATGTTCATTGCTTCCTTCTTCTTTGGCCGCCGTGGCCGAGGCTGA
- a CDS encoding inhibitor of vertebrate lysozyme family protein, producing the protein MSVSLKGLAAALLLGGSAMAMAANDGQMRANQLLEADPQYRETWQHVVKKEERLPEWVMNLSGDSEQMNAVEEDGDKYLVGPLCETQATCRSKRLIVAFSFDKDEAYAMLVEVPAGLPADKSPTRHADYRFLGNPDEGMQKLLMEQLKKDPNWY; encoded by the coding sequence ATGAGCGTTTCCTTAAAAGGACTGGCCGCCGCCCTGTTGCTGGGCGGCAGTGCCATGGCAATGGCTGCCAATGACGGACAGATGCGTGCCAACCAGTTGCTGGAGGCGGACCCGCAATACCGCGAGACTTGGCAGCACGTCGTCAAAAAAGAAGAGCGCCTGCCCGAATGGGTGATGAACCTGTCAGGCGATTCGGAACAAATGAATGCTGTCGAGGAAGACGGCGACAAGTACCTGGTGGGACCGCTGTGTGAAACCCAGGCCACGTGTCGCAGCAAGCGTCTGATCGTCGCCTTCAGTTTCGACAAGGACGAGGCCTATGCCATGTTGGTGGAGGTCCCTGCCGGACTGCCGGCCGACAAATCGCCGACCCGTCATGCCGACTACCGTTTCCTCGGTAATCCCGATGAAGGTATGCAGAAACTGTTAATGGAACAACTCAAGAAAGATCCGAACTGGTATTGA
- the algB gene encoding sigma-54-dependent response regulator transcription factor AlgB, whose amino-acid sequence MESATEHQGRILLVDDESAILRTFRYCLEDEGYAVATANSAAQADTLLQRQVFDLCFLDLRLGEDNGLDVLAQMRIQAPWMRVVIVTAHSAVDTAVDAIQAGAADYLVKPCSPDQLRLATAKQLEVRQLSARLEALEGEVRKPKDGLDSHSPAMKVVLETARQVASTDANILILGESGTGKGELARAIHGWSKRAKKSCVTINCPSLTAELMESELFGHSRGAFTGASESTLGRVNQADGGTLFLDEIGDFPLTLQPKLLRFIQDKEYERVGDPVTRRADVRILAATNLNLEDMVRDGRFREDLLYRLNVITLHLPPLRERAEDILTLADRFLARFVKEYARPARGFSDEAREALLGYRWPGNIRELRNVVERASIICPQEKVEISHLGMAEQPVNNAPRIGAALSLDELEKAHIGAVLATADTLDQAAKTLGIDASTLYRKRKQYNL is encoded by the coding sequence ATGGAATCCGCCACTGAGCACCAAGGCCGCATTCTGCTGGTAGACGACGAGTCCGCCATCCTGCGTACGTTCCGTTACTGCCTGGAAGACGAAGGCTATGCCGTTGCCACCGCCAACAGCGCCGCCCAGGCCGACACACTGCTGCAACGCCAGGTGTTCGACCTGTGCTTTCTCGACCTGCGCCTGGGCGAAGACAACGGCCTGGATGTGCTGGCACAAATGCGCATCCAGGCGCCCTGGATGCGGGTGGTGATCGTCACCGCCCACTCGGCCGTCGACACCGCGGTCGATGCGATCCAGGCCGGGGCGGCCGACTATCTGGTCAAGCCTTGCAGCCCGGATCAATTGCGCCTGGCCACCGCCAAGCAACTGGAAGTGCGCCAGTTGTCGGCGAGGCTCGAAGCCCTTGAAGGGGAGGTGCGCAAGCCCAAGGACGGCCTTGATTCCCACAGCCCGGCGATGAAAGTCGTGCTGGAGACCGCGCGCCAGGTTGCCAGCACCGACGCCAACATCCTGATCCTCGGCGAGTCCGGTACCGGTAAAGGTGAGCTGGCCCGGGCTATCCATGGCTGGAGCAAGCGTGCGAAGAAATCCTGCGTCACCATCAATTGCCCTTCACTGACCGCCGAGTTGATGGAAAGCGAATTGTTCGGCCACAGCCGGGGGGCCTTCACCGGCGCCAGCGAAAGTACGCTGGGGCGTGTCAACCAGGCCGACGGCGGCACGCTGTTTCTCGACGAGATCGGCGATTTTCCCCTGACGTTGCAACCCAAGTTGTTGCGCTTCATCCAGGACAAGGAATATGAGCGGGTAGGGGATCCGGTCACCCGTCGCGCCGACGTGCGGATTCTCGCCGCCACCAACCTCAACCTTGAAGACATGGTGCGCGACGGGCGTTTTCGCGAAGACCTGCTGTATCGCCTGAACGTCATTACCCTGCACCTGCCGCCGTTGCGTGAACGCGCCGAAGACATCCTGACCCTGGCCGATCGCTTCCTGGCCCGCTTCGTCAAGGAATATGCGCGCCCGGCTCGAGGCTTCAGCGACGAGGCTCGCGAAGCGCTGCTAGGCTACCGATGGCCCGGCAACATCCGCGAACTGCGCAACGTGGTCGAGCGCGCCAGCATCATCTGCCCACAGGAAAAAGTCGAAATCAGTCACCTGGGCATGGCCGAGCAGCCGGTCAACAATGCGCCGCGCATCGGTGCCGCATTGAGCCTCGACGAACTGGAAAAAGCCCACATCGGCGCGGTGCTGGCCACGGCCGACACCCTCGATCAGGCAGCCAAGACGCTGGGTATCGATGCCTCCACGCTGTATCGCAAACGCAAGCAGTACAACCTGTGA
- a CDS encoding ATP-binding protein: MKLAMKLRTRLFLSISALITVALLGLVLGLVSVMQMASTQEQAVRDNFILLDLGLKLRQTLGDQLIIMLDDEPDLAALEASKQQYLALIDEGIAHERKLDNTAISFSRAKADYVEFIEAFTASRQLSGVKDLTEKFNVLRNGLIEGYREALTNISETQDRARERAMWISGLLGLVGLAVLIIGFITAHGIARRFGAPIEALAAAADDIGQGNFEVTLPISSAAELNLLTRRFGVMAQALREHQATNVDELLAGQQRLQAVLDSIDDGLLMIDRQGQLEHLNPVAQRQLGWDEARLGQGLGEALGRLELDEELHLVLRGGTLERAPEDLSIEVDGESRVLTYSLTPVSHTQGHILGAVMVLHDVTEQRAFERVRSEFVLRASHELRTPVTGMHMAFGLLQERLHFPPESREADLLNTVTEEMQRLMQLINDLLNFSRYQNGLQKLTLAPCSIDDLLEEARLRFAEQAQAQGIELLVAIQGPLPRLHADAAQLDRVLDNLIDNAMRHTGEDGQIRLQARRHGERVIISVEDNGEGIAYGQQGRIFEPFVQVGRKKGGAGLGLALCKEIVQLHGGRMGVYSRPGQGTQFYMALTV, encoded by the coding sequence ATGAAACTGGCGATGAAGCTGCGCACACGGCTGTTTCTCAGTATCTCGGCCCTGATCACCGTGGCATTGCTGGGATTGGTGCTTGGGTTGGTCAGTGTCATGCAAATGGCCAGTACCCAGGAACAAGCGGTACGCGACAACTTCATCCTGCTGGACCTGGGCCTCAAGCTGCGCCAGACCCTTGGCGATCAGTTGATAATCATGCTCGACGACGAGCCCGACCTGGCTGCTCTGGAGGCCTCCAAACAGCAATACCTGGCGCTGATCGACGAGGGGATCGCCCATGAAAGAAAGCTGGACAACACGGCCATCAGCTTCAGCCGGGCCAAGGCCGACTACGTTGAATTTATCGAGGCCTTCACCGCGTCTCGCCAGCTCTCGGGCGTCAAGGACCTCACCGAAAAATTCAACGTGCTGCGCAATGGACTGATCGAAGGTTATCGCGAGGCCCTGACCAACATCAGTGAAACTCAGGACCGCGCCCGTGAACGTGCGATGTGGATTTCCGGACTGCTGGGCCTGGTGGGGTTGGCGGTGCTGATCATCGGCTTTATCACGGCCCATGGTATTGCCCGGCGATTCGGCGCGCCGATCGAGGCGCTCGCTGCGGCGGCGGATGACATCGGCCAGGGCAATTTCGAGGTCACGCTGCCCATTTCTTCCGCCGCCGAGTTGAATCTGCTGACCCGTCGTTTCGGGGTCATGGCCCAGGCACTGCGCGAACATCAGGCCACCAATGTCGATGAGCTGCTCGCCGGCCAGCAACGTTTGCAAGCGGTGCTCGACAGCATCGACGACGGCTTGCTGATGATTGATCGCCAAGGCCAGCTGGAGCACCTCAACCCGGTGGCCCAGCGTCAATTGGGCTGGGACGAGGCGCGCCTGGGCCAAGGGCTCGGCGAGGCGCTGGGACGCCTGGAGCTGGATGAAGAACTGCATCTGGTGCTGCGGGGGGGAACCCTGGAACGTGCGCCGGAAGATCTGAGCATCGAGGTCGACGGCGAGTCGCGGGTGCTGACCTACAGCCTTACGCCGGTCAGCCACACCCAAGGCCACATCCTCGGTGCGGTCATGGTGCTGCATGACGTCACCGAACAGCGCGCCTTCGAACGGGTGCGCAGCGAGTTCGTCCTGCGGGCCTCCCATGAGCTGCGCACGCCGGTGACGGGCATGCACATGGCGTTCGGCCTGTTGCAGGAGCGCCTGCACTTTCCACCGGAGTCGCGCGAGGCGGACCTGCTCAACACCGTCACGGAAGAAATGCAGCGGCTGATGCAACTGATCAATGACCTGCTGAATTTCTCTCGCTACCAGAACGGCCTGCAAAAGCTGACCCTGGCGCCTTGTTCCATCGACGATCTGTTGGAAGAGGCCCGGCTGCGGTTCGCCGAGCAGGCCCAAGCCCAGGGTATCGAGCTGCTCGTGGCAATCCAGGGCCCGCTGCCGCGGCTGCATGCCGACGCGGCGCAACTGGATCGCGTGCTTGATAACCTGATCGACAACGCCATGCGCCACACCGGCGAAGACGGCCAAATCCGCTTGCAGGCCCGACGCCATGGCGAGCGGGTGATCATCAGTGTCGAAGACAACGGTGAAGGCATTGCCTACGGCCAGCAAGGACGGATCTTCGAACCTTTCGTCCAGGTCGGGCGCAAGAAGGGTGGCGCCGGCCTCGGCCTGGCTCTGTGCAAGGAGATCGTCCAGCTCCATGGCGGACGCATGGGCGTTTATTCAAGGCCGGGGCAGGGGACGCAGTTCTACATGGCGCTGACGGTATGA